AAACCGTAGTTTTTTCGGATGCTTCGGGAGGTGGAGTCTTCACCATTTGGGAATGGAATTTTGGCGAAGGCGCTGTGCCTGCCACGGCAATCGGCCCGGGTCCGCACGAAGTAGTTTATAATACACCGGGAGGTAAAACGATTTCATTAACCGTTGATGGCTTATATTTCAGGGAAAAAGCGAATTATGTGCAGGTAAAGGATTGGTTCACCCTCTCGGTTGGTGTAAATGGTGCTGGTTCAGTTTCAGTTGATGGTATTCCATATACAGGAGCACTCACGTTGAAGGAAGGAAGTACAGTAAGCCTCCTTGCCATTGCAGATGTTTCTACAACTTTTACCGGTTGGTCAGGTGATGCCAACAGTACATCAAACCCTTATAATTTATTGATGAATGCCGATAAAAGCATTATCGCCGGTTTTTCATTCCTTGCTTCTGCAACTTATAGCGCTGGTGATATTTCTACTGATTTTTCATTTCAAAGCCTGCCAGGCGCATCATCCTGCCCGGGAACTTTAAGCATATCAATACCAACTGGTGCAATCATAACTGCGGTAGATGTTAGTTACTCGATGACAGCATTAAATTATGGGTATATGTCAGAGCAGTGTACTCAACTCAGATGCATTTCGACCGGTGGAGTGGCAGAAAGCGCTCTTGCCTGGGGTTCGGGAAACACAACAGGTACATTTAATTATAACCGTACTGGTTTGAGCATTGCAAATAACGTCACCGGAGGAGGTACAATACAGTTCCAGCTTCATGCAGGCAGAACCTGGGGCGGAACTGGTTGTAATACAACATACAACAAGGTTAACAACAATACCTGGACGATCAAGGTGTATTATTTACCTCCAGCTGTTGTGCCGGCTGTTGAAACAGTAGAGGCAACAGATATTCTGTCAACCTCTGCCCGGGTTGGTGGTAACATCATTTCCAACGGTGGTGCCCTTGTATCAGACAAGGGTGTTTACTGGAGCCTGGATCCAAACCCTGAAATCAGTGGATCCCAGTTTTCTTTAGGAAACGGCAATGGAGAATTTAGCGGTGTATTGAACAGCCTTGCCCCTAAAACAACGTATTATGTGAAAGCCTATGCTGTAAACAGTGCAGGAATGGCTTATGGACAACAGTTGGAGTTTACTACTGCCTTACCTACCGAACTTTACCTTGAAAATATAACTTTGTCCCAGTATCAAGCCGAATGTTTTGATGCAACACAAACAATCACACTGGCAGGAGCAGGAAGTGTTTTTCTTGTTGAAGCTGATGCTATCGCCGAAATAGTTGCAGGACAGAATATTGTTTTCCTGGAAGGCACATCGGTGAATGAAGGTGCTTATTTCCTTGCACGGATCGCAACCAATAATGATTATTGTGCGAACCCGGAAACCATGGTGATGACCAGGAATGATGAATCTGAAGTTGCCGGATTACACAACGAAATTATACCAGAATCTTCCAACTATAAAATATTTCCAAATCCCAGTAATGGAGCTTTTACCTTGGCTTTGCTTACTGAAGTCAAGCCGGAATTGGTTCCAGTTATCATATATAACCTGATGGGCGAACAAATTTTGCAAATAAGTGTAACTGGCAATGGTCATCATCACTTTGATCTGTCGCATTGGCCCAGGGGAGTTTATTTAATCAGAGTGATGATGGGTCGTGAAACTGGTTTTGAAAAGATCATCATCAGATAAACCCTTCCTATCTTTGATACTTCATTTCTAATTAATTGACAGTTTGCAAAAACAATTGTTGCCAGCGAACTGTTAAATCCCGAATTAAAAGATCATTCTTTCTGAAATCATCAGTGTCTGGATGGCATTGATTCATTTTCAGTTTTTAAAGCAATGGTTTACATCACTTCCTGCGGAGAAACACTTTTTGCCAATTAATTAAAAAATACTACCTCAATTCATTGAGGTTGCAAAATGCTGTAAGTAATGAAAACATCCTTTTACTCGATCTTTCTTTTAGCATCGCTGTTGATGTATGCTTCTATCCCGGCAAATGGACAGGGGTCAGACTACAAATCAATCTACCCAATAAGATCTTCAAACGGTTTTCATGACTCGTTTCCTCCAGGTGATTCCGTTGAAAGGGATCTGGAAGAGGAAAGCAAATTTATTGATAGCTTCTATGAAGATTTCGGTTGGCGTTCAGGCAGGATTGTTGGCGGAGGTGATGCAAATATTGAAGATTATCCCTGGCATGTGGCTCTTATATCCACTTCCGGGACGCAGTTTTGTGCTGGTACAGTTCTAGGCGAAAATTGGATACTCACCGCTGCGCATTGCGGAACCCCAAATCGCATCCGTGCCGGTGTTACCAACCGCACTGATCTTACAGGCCAGGACAGGTTCATTATACAAAAGATAAATCATCCCAATTACTCGCCTTATTCCAATGATGTATCTCTCATTCAATTAGCATCACCGCTGGATTTATCGGGTCCAAACGTAAAGGCAATTCCAATAATCACCCAGGCACATGCTGACGATGGCTATACCGATCCCGGAGTGATGGCTGTCATTACAGGTTGGGGAGCTTTATCCCAGGGTGGGCCGAGTTCCAATATTCTTCAGTTTGCTCAGCTACCCATTGTTTCCAACGAAGATGCCATGACAATAGGTGGTTACGCACCCGGGGCGATCACTGATGATATGCTTTGCGCTGGTTTTCTCGGAACCGGCGGCATTGATGCCTGCCAGGGTGATAGCGGTGGCCCGTTGGTGGTTGCTGATCCGGGAAGTGAATTGGGCTTCAGTGTGGCAGGTGTTACAAGTTGGGGGTTTGGCTGTGCTCAGCCTTTGTATCCGGGAGTGTGGGCCAGGGTTTCGTATTTTGAAGATTGGATTTCGATGCATACCGGCTTAAGCTGGGATGGGCCGGTTACATTGCCCAACCCCAACAGCATTTCGGCTGAATCAGCAGGGCTTGAATCCATTGAGATCAACTGGGTCAACAACCCGGATGATGACGATGTACTTCTTGTATGGTCTGATAGCTACCTCATCGGATCGCCTGAAGCAGGACAAACTTATAATGCTGGCGAAACTTTGCCAGGTGGCGGAACCGTTTTGTTCAGTGGCAGTGCAAACGCCTTTGTTCATTCGGGCTTGAGCCAGGCTACAAGGTATTATTATAAGATATGGGCGTGGTCAGAAGATCATGAATACTCAATAGGTAAAGTGGCTGCTGCTACAACTGATTGCCCGGTTTACACGCTTCCATTTACTGAAACATTTGAGGATAGTTCAGGTACACGCAATTGCTGGACACAGATCACAGAAACAGGAAACAAACGCTGGTCATTTGCAAGCGGTGCCGGCGGGGGCCAAATTTTAACTGCCCACAATGGTGACAAGAATGCCAGGTTCACAAGTACAAGTGGCGGTCCCTGGATCACAAAACTTGTATCTCCGGTTCTGAATTTCAATAACTACGAAAATATCATTCTCAGTTTCTGGTATGGACAGGAAAGCTGGTCGGGCGACCAGAATGAACTTATACTCTATTACCGGTCAGACCCTTCTGATCCATGGGTTCAGATTGGAGATGCCTTTATTGGAAATATAGCCCAATGGACTTTAGTGGAAAATATCATTCTTCCGAACCCATCCTCAACTTACCAGATCGCTTTCGAGGGAATTGACCTTTGGGGTCGCGCCAATGTACTTGATGATGTGCAGATCAACGGAACTTATACTGGTCCTCCGGCTGAAATCCTGCTACAGAATATTGAACTGAACATTGGTGATAGCGAATGCTATGCAGCATCGCAAACAATTTCAGTCGCCGGATCCGGTACAAGTTTTTTAATTGAAGATGGAGCAACAGCCACACTGGTTGCCGGGCATAATATCCTGCTTTTGGAAGGAACGTGGGTAAAGACTGGTGGCAGTTTCCATGCCCTGATTGACACGAACGGGGAATACTGCAACAACAATAAAAGCCTGCTTGCAGTATATGACCAGGTGGAAGGCGAACCGGTTCAAAATGATCTAAGCCGTGAAAAGATGGCAGGGCGCGATGAACCAATCTTTAATGTTTATCCCAATCCTACCAGCGGTCCATTGACCATCGAAATTTATGACCCATTGGGTATCCAGGGAACATCAGTGGAAGTTTTTGGGGCGATGGGCGAGAAAGTGTCTGACAATTTTATTTCAGACGTAAATCGGTTTACGTTCGATCTGGCAGGCAAACCAGCCGGTTTTTACATAGTTAAGGTCTTGCAGGGTACTCATGTAAGCTTAAAAAAAGTAATGAAATTTTAACTGACAATTGATAAAGTACATCATTGATTAGCTTGTTGTTTAAAGGATTAAAGTACTTTTGAAGCTTCTAAAACGCTTTGTATGTCCCTGCGCAAATTGATAGTTTTAACTGCTTTTCTCAATCTTTTTTACTTCGGAAAGTCTCAGGATATTAATCCATACGAGCAAAATCCGCTTCCCAAAGGCTTCACTTCCGAAGAGCTTACACGCAAAGCTGAGATTGGCCGCGATTTCGTTGCCACTGATCCGCCGCTTTCACCTGTAAGAAACATTGCCGAGTGGGAACGCAATGAGGCCGTTCTGATACGCTATCCGCTTGGGATTTCGCTTGCACTTGTGGCTGAAATGGCAAGCAACTGTAAAGTGATCACCATTGTGGCCAATCAAACAACCGAGAACCAGGCACGCTCCGCTTATCTGGGAGCCGGGGTTGATCTTGACAATTGTGTTTTTATTCATGCGCCTACCAACTCGTATTGGACAAGAGATTATGGACCCTGGTTTGTTGCCGATCAAAACCATCAGGTGGGCATAGTTGATTTTGTATATAACCGTCCTCGGCCGTACGATGATGAAATTCCTGTAATTGTTGCCGGATTCCTTAACATACCACTTTATGGCATGAGCCTGGTTCACACCGGAGGAAATTACATGACCGATGGTGTCGGTATTTCTGCTTCAACCGACCTTGTTATTGAGGAAAATGGAAATAACCAGCCTTATGTATTACAAATGATGTCCGATTACCTCGGCATCAATACTTATCACACTACCCTGGATCCACCCGCCAGTTCGATCCGTCATATTGATTGCTGGGGAAAGTTCCTGGCACCGGACAAAATACTTATAGCCCAGGTTCCAGAGTCAGACTCCCGTTATTGGGCCTACGAAGAGGTAGCAGAGTATTTCTCTCAACAATCCAGTTCGTATGGGACGCCATACAGGGTTTACCGTGTTTATACACCAAACAGGCAACCTTATACCAACTCGCTCATCCTGAATGAAAAAGTGCTGGTACCTGTAATGGGCACATCATGGGATGCCCAGGCTTTGGCTGCTTATGAAGCTGCCATGCCAGGTTATGAAGTTATTGGTTTTACAGGATCGTGGCTAAGCAGCGATGCGCTGCACTGCCGCACCAAAGAAATTGCTGACCGTGGTATGCTTTGTATCAGCCACATGCCAATACTGAACCAGCAGCCAGTTTTGCCCGGATATGAAGTTTCGGCTAATATAATTCCTTATAGTGGCGCTGGCCTTTATACGGATTCATTGCTCTTGATTTATCGCGTTAATGCCGGAGCCTGGGATACGATTCAACTGCTGAATGGTTCTGGTCACACTTATAGCGCATCAATTCCTTTTCTATTGAATGGAGGCCATGTTTCATATTATATTTTTGCTGCTGATTCATCAGGCCGCCGCGAAATGCACTCGTTCATGGGTTATCACGATCCTCATGTTTTTGAAGCAGGGGATAATCCAGAAGCTCCGTTTGATCCCCAGCCTCTGCACTTATCTGTTGATGTTCCGCTTGCCGGCGAACTGCAATGGCAGTTTGGGATCAATACCGATGCCTATCATCTTTTATTCGGGATGCAAGGCCAAATGGATACAGTAGTCAATAATGCCAATGCTGTGTTGGCAGGGGCATTCTCTTACCAGGGGCTTGACTCAAAAACTGCCTACACATGGCAGGTAATTGCTCTCAACACAGTTGCCGGGTTGGCCACAGAAGGTCCGGTATGGAGTTTCTCAACGGCATGTGCTGTCTTTATCCCTGATTTTTCTGAAACCTTTGACAATGCTTCATTTCCGGATTGCTGGGAGCAGGTCTTTTTGGGCGGGATCACATCCAACCGATGGAATGTAAACAATACAGCAAATGCCGGAGGTGCCGCTTATGAGATGCGTGCAGCTTATACCAATTCCACAGGCACATCGCGTCTTATTTTACCGGCAATCAACATGGCATGGCATGAAGATGTTACACTTTCATTCAGGCAATTTTACGACGACTATGGATC
This genomic interval from Bacteroidales bacterium contains the following:
- a CDS encoding agmatine deiminase family protein; amino-acid sequence: MSLRKLIVLTAFLNLFYFGKSQDINPYEQNPLPKGFTSEELTRKAEIGRDFVATDPPLSPVRNIAEWERNEAVLIRYPLGISLALVAEMASNCKVITIVANQTTENQARSAYLGAGVDLDNCVFIHAPTNSYWTRDYGPWFVADQNHQVGIVDFVYNRPRPYDDEIPVIVAGFLNIPLYGMSLVHTGGNYMTDGVGISASTDLVIEENGNNQPYVLQMMSDYLGINTYHTTLDPPASSIRHIDCWGKFLAPDKILIAQVPESDSRYWAYEEVAEYFSQQSSSYGTPYRVYRVYTPNRQPYTNSLILNEKVLVPVMGTSWDAQALAAYEAAMPGYEVIGFTGSWLSSDALHCRTKEIADRGMLCISHMPILNQQPVLPGYEVSANIIPYSGAGLYTDSLLLIYRVNAGAWDTIQLLNGSGHTYSASIPFLLNGGHVSYYIFAADSSGRREMHSFMGYHDPHVFEAGDNPEAPFDPQPLHLSVDVPLAGELQWQFGINTDAYHLLFGMQGQMDTVVNNANAVLAGAFSYQGLDSKTAYTWQVIALNTVAGLATEGPVWSFSTACAVFIPDFSETFDNASFPDCWEQVFLGGITSNRWNVNNTANAGGAAYEMRAAYTNSTGTSRLILPAINMAWHEDVTLSFRQFYDDYGSGCVLKIQSSLDRVNWTDESWSYNSGNGNIPSTQTSVPIVHNLGPTTYLAFVIEGNHYQIDYWYIDNVMVSGTSVIPVTLLVQDINVPSGAADCFAASQTIFVAGGGTTFTVNQGGNAILAAGQNIIFLDGTWLEYGSYMNAHIENNGDYCSNTEYLLASGEVNTDILDLLKSGSDPDSIEHAKSSFFQVFPNPTEGIVNILLLEVSEPEPVSVEIFNSIGNKIFDSAFPVNSHLVLDLSPYPRGLYMIKVTRKDYSGVNRIIRN
- a CDS encoding trypsin-like serine protease, which codes for MKTSFYSIFLLASLLMYASIPANGQGSDYKSIYPIRSSNGFHDSFPPGDSVERDLEEESKFIDSFYEDFGWRSGRIVGGGDANIEDYPWHVALISTSGTQFCAGTVLGENWILTAAHCGTPNRIRAGVTNRTDLTGQDRFIIQKINHPNYSPYSNDVSLIQLASPLDLSGPNVKAIPIITQAHADDGYTDPGVMAVITGWGALSQGGPSSNILQFAQLPIVSNEDAMTIGGYAPGAITDDMLCAGFLGTGGIDACQGDSGGPLVVADPGSELGFSVAGVTSWGFGCAQPLYPGVWARVSYFEDWISMHTGLSWDGPVTLPNPNSISAESAGLESIEINWVNNPDDDDVLLVWSDSYLIGSPEAGQTYNAGETLPGGGTVLFSGSANAFVHSGLSQATRYYYKIWAWSEDHEYSIGKVAAATTDCPVYTLPFTETFEDSSGTRNCWTQITETGNKRWSFASGAGGGQILTAHNGDKNARFTSTSGGPWITKLVSPVLNFNNYENIILSFWYGQESWSGDQNELILYYRSDPSDPWVQIGDAFIGNIAQWTLVENIILPNPSSTYQIAFEGIDLWGRANVLDDVQINGTYTGPPAEILLQNIELNIGDSECYAASQTISVAGSGTSFLIEDGATATLVAGHNILLLEGTWVKTGGSFHALIDTNGEYCNNNKSLLAVYDQVEGEPVQNDLSREKMAGRDEPIFNVYPNPTSGPLTIEIYDPLGIQGTSVEVFGAMGEKVSDNFISDVNRFTFDLAGKPAGFYIVKVLQGTHVSLKKVMKF